From Oncorhynchus mykiss isolate Arlee chromosome 25, USDA_OmykA_1.1, whole genome shotgun sequence, a single genomic window includes:
- the pomca gene encoding proopiomelanocortin a — MLCPAWLLAVAVVGVVSGVKGQCWENPRCQDLNSENNILECIQLCRSDLTAESPIFPGEVHLQPNSPSDFPPPSLPLSPPSPLSPLEQQNIVSPQAKRSYSMEHFRWGKPVGKKRRPVKVYTNGVEEESSEGFPSEMRRELGTNEAMYPSLEPGAVEGGEGLGGEADGLGGVFSLQEKKDGSYKMNHFRWSGPPASKRYGGFMKSWDERSQKPLLTLFKNVIIKDGQQKREQ; from the exons ATGCTGTGTCCTGCGTGGTTATTGGCTGTGGCTGTGGTGGGTGTGGTCAGCGGGGTTAAAGGTCAGTGCTGGGAGAATCCTCGCTGTCAAGACCTCAACTCTGAGAACAACATCCTG GAGTGCATCCAGCTCTGTCGTTCTGACCTCACCGCCGAATCTCCCATCTTCCCTGGCGAGGTCCATCTCCAACCCAACTCCCCCTCTGactttcctcccccctccttacctctgtcccccccctctcccctgtccccctTGGAGCAGCAGAACATCGTGTCCCCCCAGGCCAAGCGTTCCTACTCCATGGAACACTTCCGCTGGGGGAAGCCTGTGGGAAAGAAGCGCCGCCCGGTGAAGGTTTACACCAACGGTGTGGAGGAGGAGTCCTCCGAGGGCTTCCCCAGCGAGATGAGACGAGAGCTGGGCACCAACGAGGCCATGTACCCCTCCCTGGAGCCTGGGGCTGTGGAAGGGGGAGAGGGCCTGGGGGGTGAGGCGGATGGCCTGGGTGGGGTGTTTAGTCTTCAGGAGAAGAAAGACGGCTCGTACAAGATGAACCACTTCCGCTGGAGCGGACCGCCTGCCAGTAAGCGCTATGGAGGGTTCATGAAGAGCTGGGACGAACGCAGCCAGAAACCACTGCTCACGCTGTTCAAAAACGTCATCATCAAAGACGGACAGcagaagagagagcagtga